The Oxobacter pfennigii genome has a window encoding:
- a CDS encoding MFS transporter: MRDNWKKDIVLFVLSQTISLFGSSLVQYAIMWYITLNTKSGLMMTISIICGFLPTFLLSPFSGVWADRYNRKMLIILSDAFIAVSTLVMAILFLMGHGSIWLMFLMSFLRSLGASVQMPANGAFIPQIVPEDKLTKVGGINGSIQSVVMLVSPMLSGVLLSVASIESIFFIDVITAAIAILVLILFLKVPSHNKALNTEQVSYFSDLKKGIAYIKEHPFVRTFFVFCAFYFFLIAPVAFLTPLQVTRSFGEDVWRLTAIEIGFATGMTLGGLLIASWGGFKNKIHTMVLSSFTTGLCVIALGVVPLFSIYLIIMAIAGISVPIFNTPSTVLLQEKVEPDFLGRVFGIMGMISSSMMPLGMLIFGPAADFIPIEWILTGTGILLFLQSFFLIMSKDLVEAGKPKEESYSKW, translated from the coding sequence ATGAGAGATAATTGGAAAAAAGATATAGTTTTGTTTGTATTAAGCCAGACCATATCGTTGTTTGGTTCCTCGCTGGTTCAGTATGCCATAATGTGGTACATAACACTTAATACAAAATCCGGACTTATGATGACTATTTCCATCATATGCGGGTTTTTGCCTACTTTTCTTTTATCACCTTTTTCAGGTGTGTGGGCTGATCGTTATAACCGCAAAATGCTTATAATTTTATCGGATGCATTTATAGCAGTATCAACCCTTGTAATGGCAATATTGTTTTTAATGGGACATGGGTCAATATGGCTCATGTTTTTAATGTCTTTTTTAAGGTCGTTGGGCGCCAGTGTTCAAATGCCGGCTAACGGAGCCTTTATACCTCAGATTGTACCAGAGGATAAGCTTACAAAGGTGGGGGGTATAAACGGAAGCATACAGTCGGTAGTCATGCTTGTATCACCCATGCTAAGCGGTGTACTTTTAAGTGTGGCATCCATTGAATCTATTTTTTTCATCGATGTCATAACGGCTGCTATTGCTATACTTGTGCTTATTTTATTTCTCAAGGTACCTTCCCACAATAAAGCTCTTAATACAGAGCAGGTAAGCTATTTTTCGGATTTAAAGAAAGGAATTGCATATATAAAAGAGCATCCTTTCGTCAGGACCTTCTTTGTATTTTGTGCTTTTTACTTTTTCTTAATAGCTCCCGTTGCCTTTTTAACACCACTGCAGGTCACAAGGAGTTTCGGGGAGGATGTATGGCGATTGACAGCCATAGAAATTGGTTTCGCTACGGGAATGACCCTGGGCGGACTTCTCATTGCTTCCTGGGGAGGCTTTAAAAATAAAATACACACCATGGTGCTGTCAAGTTTTACTACCGGACTTTGTGTAATTGCACTAGGTGTGGTGCCTTTATTTTCAATATACCTTATTATTATGGCAATTGCAGGTATATCAGTGCCTATATTCAATACACCATCGACGGTTCTTTTACAGGAAAAGGTGGAGCCTGATTTCTTAGGCAGGGTATTCGGAATAATGGGTATGATATCAAGCTCCATGATGCCTTTAGGTATGCTTATATTCGGACCTGCCGCCGATTTTATTCCTATCGAGTGGATTTTGACGGGTACCGGCATATTATTGTTTCTGCAAAGCTTTTTTCTAATAATGAGCAAAGACCTTGTTGAGGCCGGAAAACCTAAAGAAGAAAGCTATTCTAAATGGTAA